The Propionibacterium freudenreichii subsp. freudenreichii genome contains a region encoding:
- the ffh gene encoding signal recognition particle protein — translation MFDTLQSRLADTFKSLRGKGRLTDADIDATTREIRIALLEADVALPVVKEFVAKVKERAHGLELSKALNPTQQIVKIVNEELIDILGGRTREIRFSKGTDPTVIMLAGLQGAGKTTLAGKLGHWLREQGHSPVLVAADLQRPNAVQQLQVIGERAGVPVFAPQPGNGVGDPVQVSRESLDEARHKLYDVIIVDTAGRLGVDEEMMAQAHDIKAAVTPNETLFVVDAMIGQDAVNTAKAFEQGVGIDGVVLSKLDGDARGGAALSIARVIGKPIMFASNGENLTDFDLFHPDRMASRILGMGDMLTLIEQAEKTFDAEQSRVSAEKLLRGKGEFGLQDFLGQLKQLRKMGPLSKIFGMLPGMGGQMKEAVENLDEREVDHLEAIILSMTPAERDDVSILNGSRRARIAAGAGLQVHDVNQLVTRFVEARKMMQKFGSGGGVPPMPGMPGMGGGRAMRPKNQKKGKKKRGKNGAPLRRGAQRAVAPKPTGQPSQADISSMFGTPGSGQGADNFELPPEMRKLFDK, via the coding sequence GTGTTCGACACCCTGCAGAGTCGTCTGGCAGATACCTTCAAGTCGTTGCGTGGCAAGGGTCGTCTGACCGATGCCGACATCGACGCCACCACCCGCGAGATCCGCATTGCCCTGCTCGAGGCGGACGTCGCGCTGCCGGTGGTCAAGGAATTCGTCGCCAAGGTCAAGGAACGTGCCCATGGCCTTGAACTGTCGAAGGCCCTGAACCCCACCCAACAGATCGTCAAGATCGTCAACGAGGAACTGATTGACATCCTCGGCGGCAGGACCCGTGAGATTCGCTTCTCGAAGGGCACCGACCCGACGGTCATCATGCTGGCCGGCCTTCAGGGCGCAGGCAAGACGACACTGGCCGGAAAACTCGGCCATTGGCTGCGGGAACAGGGCCACAGCCCGGTCTTGGTGGCGGCTGACCTCCAGCGGCCCAATGCCGTGCAGCAGCTGCAGGTGATCGGCGAGCGGGCCGGCGTGCCCGTATTCGCCCCCCAGCCCGGTAACGGCGTGGGAGATCCGGTGCAGGTGTCCCGGGAATCCCTCGATGAGGCCCGGCACAAGCTCTATGACGTCATCATCGTCGACACCGCTGGTCGACTGGGCGTCGATGAGGAGATGATGGCGCAGGCCCACGACATCAAGGCCGCCGTCACCCCGAACGAGACCCTGTTCGTGGTCGATGCGATGATCGGCCAGGACGCCGTGAACACGGCGAAGGCCTTCGAGCAGGGCGTCGGCATCGACGGCGTGGTGCTGTCCAAGCTCGATGGTGATGCCCGCGGTGGCGCGGCCCTGTCGATCGCCCGGGTGATCGGCAAGCCGATCATGTTCGCCTCCAACGGCGAGAACCTGACGGATTTCGATCTCTTCCACCCCGACCGGATGGCCTCGCGAATCCTGGGCATGGGCGACATGCTCACCCTGATCGAGCAGGCTGAGAAGACCTTTGACGCCGAGCAGTCCCGCGTCAGCGCCGAGAAGCTGCTGCGGGGCAAGGGCGAATTCGGCCTCCAGGACTTCCTGGGACAGCTCAAGCAATTGCGCAAGATGGGTCCGCTGTCGAAGATCTTCGGGATGCTGCCGGGCATGGGCGGCCAGATGAAGGAGGCCGTCGAGAACCTCGATGAGCGCGAGGTTGATCACCTTGAGGCCATCATCCTGTCGATGACGCCCGCAGAGCGCGACGACGTCTCGATCCTCAATGGCTCGCGCCGGGCCCGCATCGCGGCCGGTGCCGGCCTGCAGGTGCACGACGTGAACCAGCTGGTGACGCGCTTCGTCGAGGCCCGCAAGATGATGCAGAAGTTCGGGTCCGGCGGTGGCGTACCCCCCATGCCGGGTATGCCCGGCATGGGGGGTGGCCGCGCGATGCGGCCCAAGAACCAGAAGAAGGGCAAGAAGAAGCGCGGCAAGAACGGCGCGCCACTGCGACGGGGGGCCCAACGTGCCGTCGCCCCGAAGCCCACGGGGCAGCCGTCGCAGGCAGACATCTCCTCGATGTTCGGTACTCCGGGCTCGGGCCAGGGGGCAGATAACTTCGAGCTTCCCCCCGAGATGCGCAAGCTGTTCGACAAGTAG
- the ftsY gene encoding signal recognition particle-docking protein FtsY, whose amino-acid sequence MDWVFWVIVAGIVAACAVAYVAVRFGRSNKQVTAAPEAKAVTPTTVEQEPAEQPGAPAAPATAQAAAEEAVSELETPEAPGARLARLRRRLAGSQNTLARALADLLSVDKIDDETWDDFESTLIASDLGVGPATELVENLRKALAVGGVADPAAARKALRGELIKIVGPDMSRDLNLDHAESVPAVVMMVGVNGTGKTTTVGKLGRMLVAQGRTVLFGAADTFRAAAAEQLTTWGERVGVRTVRGDEGADPASVAFNAVDEGITEGVDVVLVDTAGRLHTKVGLMDELGKVKRVIEKKAPVNEVLLVIDATTGQNGLTQARIFAEVVDITGIVLTKLDGSAKGGIVVQVQRELGVPVKFIGLGEGPDDLAPFDAAQFVDGLLGE is encoded by the coding sequence GTGGATTGGGTTTTCTGGGTAATCGTCGCCGGCATCGTCGCAGCCTGCGCAGTCGCGTATGTTGCGGTCCGGTTCGGACGCTCCAACAAGCAGGTCACGGCGGCACCTGAGGCGAAGGCCGTCACGCCGACGACTGTCGAGCAGGAGCCCGCCGAGCAGCCCGGAGCGCCGGCAGCGCCGGCGACAGCCCAGGCTGCCGCCGAGGAGGCGGTCTCCGAACTGGAGACGCCCGAGGCCCCCGGCGCGCGCCTGGCAAGGCTGCGTCGCCGACTTGCCGGCTCGCAGAACACTCTGGCTCGTGCCCTGGCCGACCTGCTCAGCGTCGACAAGATCGACGATGAGACATGGGACGACTTCGAATCAACCCTGATCGCCTCCGACCTGGGCGTGGGCCCGGCCACTGAACTCGTCGAGAACCTGCGCAAGGCACTCGCCGTGGGGGGAGTGGCCGACCCGGCCGCCGCCCGCAAGGCGCTGCGCGGCGAACTCATCAAGATCGTCGGCCCGGACATGAGCCGCGACCTCAACCTCGACCATGCCGAGTCGGTCCCGGCCGTGGTGATGATGGTGGGCGTGAACGGCACCGGGAAGACCACCACGGTCGGCAAGCTGGGCCGCATGCTCGTGGCCCAGGGCAGAACCGTCCTGTTCGGTGCCGCGGACACCTTCCGCGCCGCCGCAGCTGAACAACTGACCACTTGGGGGGAGCGCGTCGGGGTTCGTACGGTGCGTGGCGACGAGGGCGCCGATCCCGCATCGGTGGCATTCAATGCCGTCGATGAGGGCATCACCGAGGGCGTGGACGTCGTGCTGGTCGACACCGCTGGACGACTCCACACCAAGGTCGGTCTGATGGACGAGCTCGGCAAGGTGAAGCGGGTCATCGAGAAGAAGGCCCCCGTCAACGAGGTGCTCCTGGTGATCGACGCCACGACCGGGCAGAACGGCCTCACCCAGGCCCGCATCTTTGCCGAAGTGGTCGACATCACCGGCATCGTGCTCACCAAGCTCGATGGATCGGCCAAGGGAGGCATCGTGGTCCAGGTGCAGCGCGAACTCGGCGTGCCGGTGAAGTTCATTGGCCTCGGCGAGGGTCCCGACGACCTGGCACCCTTTGACGCAGCACAATTCGTCGATGGCCTCCTGGGGGAGTGA
- a CDS encoding IS481-like element ISPfr17 family transposase → MTHANAPLTPEGRRRLAVLVVEQGWSLRRAAERFQCSPATVKRWADRYRAGLPLIDRSSRPTSSPNRLPRKTEHRIVALRFTRRWGPHRIAYHLRLHRSTVGRVLARYKMPKLINIDQATGLPVRRPKPKRYEVAAPGELVHVDIKKQGRIPDGGGWRAHGRGSMQDRHAGVARDKAARAGAAGSRGYRYLHHAVDDHSRIAYSEILDDERKETAAGFWTRANAFFAGLGVTVTAVMTDNGSCYRSGAFADALGDEVKHKWTRPYRPQTNGKVERFNRTLAVEWAYAKPYASEAERAAAYETWLHHYNHHRPHTGIGGQTPSARVHNVTGKYS, encoded by the coding sequence GTGACTCACGCTAACGCACCCTTGACACCGGAAGGGCGTCGTCGTCTTGCTGTTCTCGTCGTGGAACAGGGCTGGTCGTTGCGGCGGGCGGCGGAACGGTTCCAGTGCTCGCCCGCGACGGTGAAGCGGTGGGCCGACAGGTACCGGGCAGGGCTGCCGTTGATCGACCGTAGTTCGAGGCCCACCTCGTCACCGAACCGGCTTCCGCGTAAGACGGAGCATCGGATCGTCGCGTTGCGGTTCACTCGCCGGTGGGGTCCGCACCGGATCGCGTATCACCTGCGGTTGCACCGTTCCACGGTCGGTCGGGTGCTCGCCCGATACAAGATGCCGAAGCTGATCAACATCGACCAGGCCACCGGGCTGCCGGTTCGCCGCCCGAAGCCGAAACGGTACGAGGTCGCCGCGCCGGGCGAGCTCGTGCACGTAGATATCAAGAAACAAGGCCGGATCCCCGACGGCGGCGGGTGGCGTGCCCACGGTCGCGGATCCATGCAGGACCGTCACGCGGGAGTGGCCCGCGACAAGGCAGCCCGTGCCGGGGCAGCCGGCTCTCGCGGCTACCGGTATCTGCACCACGCCGTGGACGACCACTCCCGGATCGCGTACTCAGAGATCCTTGACGACGAGCGCAAAGAGACCGCAGCGGGGTTCTGGACCCGCGCGAACGCGTTCTTCGCAGGCCTGGGCGTCACAGTCACCGCGGTGATGACCGACAACGGTTCCTGCTACCGGTCAGGCGCCTTCGCTGACGCGCTCGGCGACGAGGTGAAGCACAAGTGGACCCGGCCATACCGGCCGCAGACCAACGGCAAGGTCGAGCGGTTCAACCGAACCCTCGCCGTCGAGTGGGCCTACGCGAAGCCCTACGCCAGCGAAGCCGAGCGCGCCGCAGCCTACGAGACCTGGCTCCATCACTACAATCACCACAGACCCCACACCGGGATCGGCGGCCAGACTCCCTCAGCCCGCGTTCACAACGTCACGGGGAAGTACAGCTAG
- the smc gene encoding chromosome segregation protein SMC: MYLKSLTLKGFKSFASATTLAFEPGITAIVGPNGSGKSNIVDALAWVMGEQGAKHLRGGKMDDVIFAGTAGRPPLGRAEVTLTIDNTDGVLPIDYTEVTISRTLFRAGGSEYAINGHTARLLDVQELLSDTGMGREMHVIVGQGQLDQILQATPEIRRGFIEEAAGVLKHRRRKEKAARKLESTRQNLERLSDLISEIRRQLKPLGRQAAVARKAAVVQAELRDARSRLLADDLTTARLALASEQENQAGQEKLRADARVRLDQARSREAEAEQALTAANPALTAAQERWYAAVALRERMATIESISAERMRHGEVAPETRSARDPAELEAEAARARAEEAELEAQVEAAQESLARATTRRESAEHDHEAAEADYAAQLRAVADRREGLARLSGQVGSLNSRLEAGAEEVDRLSQRRDEALARATEAEQVYLALESRITGLGDGESDLDANYERAAHELAAAKEALAAGDQHREQVERNVATLSARIEALELGLVRADGAAALAGAGVPGVLGALSGLLTVESGWEIAVAAVLGPATEALVVRDPAAAREALETLHRDDLGRAGLVIQGAPSVQPSSGPVPAGTRRVRDLVQVPQPMAPAVNELLGEFLAVEDLDEAFAVVSGDPQLQVVTRRGELLSAWFMAGGSGSGRSRIELQAAISSAREELSAARHEAERAHFSRQQAGEAVSAAQKKADAALELLNESDAAMSALSEQISHLGQASATARAEAERAKASIDKANSRRAADEGELEALRQRLELARSQEEVAEPDPARRDELSVAARLARQTEMDARLALRTGQERARSLAGRADSLSRAAARERQSQAEAAARRERVRREAAVAGAVHEAAQWLAARVEELTVAAQSERDEAERARSQADAHISAAREEVRQRSQEIESLVEGAHREELARIEQQMRVEQLTEKAMSELGMQADALVDEFGPDKPIPVLTRPDGSALTEDDEQPDPVPFDRGEQVKRERRARRALDQLGRINPLALEEFDALNARHQFLAEQFEDLKKTRKDLEDIIDEVDARVQQVFSQAYADIEATFATVFPRLFPGGEGRLVLTDPGDMLATGVDIEARPAGKKVKRMSLLSGGERSLVAVAFLFSLFIARPSPFYILDEVEAALDDVNLSRLLGIYEELGKDSQLLVITHQKRTMEKADALYGVTMRGDGVTKVISQRLVG, translated from the coding sequence GTGTATCTGAAGAGCTTGACCCTGAAGGGTTTCAAGTCCTTTGCCTCGGCCACCACACTCGCCTTCGAACCGGGCATCACCGCCATCGTCGGACCCAATGGCTCGGGAAAGTCCAATATCGTCGATGCCCTCGCTTGGGTGATGGGTGAGCAGGGGGCCAAGCACCTGCGCGGCGGCAAGATGGATGACGTCATCTTCGCCGGCACCGCTGGCCGTCCACCCCTGGGACGCGCCGAGGTTACGCTGACCATCGACAACACTGATGGCGTCCTGCCGATCGATTACACAGAGGTGACCATCTCGCGCACCCTGTTCCGCGCGGGGGGTTCCGAGTATGCCATCAACGGCCACACGGCCCGGCTGCTCGACGTCCAGGAGCTCCTGTCCGACACCGGCATGGGCCGCGAGATGCACGTGATCGTCGGTCAGGGCCAGCTCGACCAGATCCTGCAGGCCACGCCGGAGATCCGCCGGGGCTTCATCGAAGAGGCGGCCGGGGTGCTCAAGCATCGTCGCCGCAAGGAGAAGGCGGCCAGGAAACTCGAGTCGACACGTCAGAACCTCGAACGGCTCTCCGACCTCATCTCAGAGATCCGCCGCCAGCTCAAGCCCCTCGGTCGGCAGGCGGCCGTTGCGCGCAAGGCAGCGGTCGTGCAGGCGGAACTGCGCGACGCCCGCTCCCGCCTGCTGGCCGACGACCTCACCACAGCCCGGCTGGCACTGGCCTCCGAACAGGAGAACCAGGCTGGTCAGGAGAAGCTGCGTGCCGACGCCAGGGTCCGCCTGGACCAGGCACGCTCCCGCGAGGCGGAGGCCGAACAGGCGCTGACGGCCGCGAATCCCGCCCTCACGGCCGCCCAGGAGCGGTGGTACGCCGCCGTGGCACTGCGCGAAAGGATGGCCACGATCGAATCGATCAGTGCCGAGCGGATGCGCCATGGCGAGGTGGCACCTGAGACGCGCTCAGCACGGGATCCCGCCGAGTTGGAGGCGGAGGCGGCCCGGGCCCGCGCGGAGGAGGCGGAGCTGGAAGCTCAGGTCGAGGCCGCCCAGGAAAGCCTGGCGCGGGCAACCACGCGTCGTGAATCCGCCGAGCACGACCATGAGGCGGCGGAGGCGGACTATGCCGCCCAGCTCCGGGCCGTCGCCGACCGTAGGGAGGGGCTGGCCCGCCTTTCCGGTCAGGTCGGCTCACTGAATTCGAGGCTCGAGGCGGGCGCCGAAGAAGTCGATCGACTCAGCCAACGCCGCGATGAGGCCCTGGCCCGGGCCACCGAGGCCGAACAGGTCTATCTCGCGTTGGAGAGTCGCATCACCGGCCTCGGTGACGGCGAGTCCGATCTTGACGCCAACTATGAGCGGGCCGCCCACGAGCTCGCGGCTGCCAAGGAGGCCCTGGCTGCCGGTGACCAGCACCGAGAGCAGGTGGAGCGCAATGTGGCCACGCTGTCGGCGCGCATCGAGGCCCTGGAGCTGGGGTTGGTGCGCGCCGACGGTGCCGCTGCGCTGGCCGGGGCCGGGGTTCCCGGCGTGCTGGGAGCGCTGTCCGGGCTGCTCACGGTCGAATCCGGTTGGGAGATCGCCGTCGCCGCCGTGCTCGGCCCGGCAACAGAGGCCCTGGTCGTCCGTGATCCCGCCGCGGCCCGCGAGGCACTGGAGACTCTGCACCGCGATGATCTGGGCCGGGCAGGGCTGGTGATCCAAGGAGCCCCGAGCGTACAGCCGTCGTCGGGCCCCGTCCCCGCCGGCACCCGCCGAGTGCGTGATCTCGTGCAGGTACCCCAGCCCATGGCGCCGGCGGTCAACGAGCTGCTCGGCGAATTCCTGGCCGTTGAGGACCTGGACGAGGCATTCGCCGTGGTGAGCGGCGATCCGCAACTCCAGGTGGTCACCCGACGCGGGGAACTCCTGTCGGCCTGGTTCATGGCCGGTGGATCGGGTTCGGGTCGCAGCCGCATCGAGCTGCAGGCCGCCATCAGCAGTGCCCGTGAGGAACTGTCCGCCGCCCGCCATGAGGCCGAGCGGGCGCATTTCTCGCGTCAGCAGGCTGGGGAGGCGGTGTCCGCGGCGCAGAAGAAGGCCGACGCGGCACTGGAGCTGTTGAATGAATCCGATGCGGCGATGTCGGCGCTGTCAGAGCAGATCTCCCACCTTGGCCAGGCCTCGGCAACGGCCAGGGCCGAGGCTGAACGTGCCAAGGCGTCCATCGACAAGGCCAACAGCCGCCGGGCCGCCGACGAGGGGGAGCTTGAGGCGCTGAGGCAACGACTTGAACTGGCCCGCAGCCAGGAGGAGGTCGCCGAGCCGGATCCGGCGCGGCGCGACGAGCTGTCGGTGGCGGCACGGCTGGCCCGGCAGACCGAGATGGACGCCCGATTGGCCCTGCGCACCGGTCAGGAACGTGCCCGCTCCCTGGCCGGGCGTGCCGATTCGCTGAGTCGTGCCGCAGCCCGCGAACGCCAGAGCCAGGCCGAGGCCGCAGCCCGCCGGGAGCGGGTTCGCCGGGAGGCGGCAGTTGCCGGCGCGGTCCATGAGGCAGCCCAATGGCTCGCTGCGCGCGTCGAGGAGCTCACCGTCGCTGCGCAGTCCGAACGCGATGAAGCCGAACGCGCCCGCAGCCAGGCGGATGCGCACATCAGCGCGGCACGCGAAGAGGTGCGTCAGCGCAGCCAGGAGATCGAGTCGCTCGTCGAGGGGGCCCACCGCGAGGAATTGGCACGCATCGAACAACAGATGCGAGTGGAACAGTTGACGGAGAAGGCGATGAGCGAGCTCGGCATGCAGGCCGATGCGTTGGTTGACGAGTTCGGGCCCGACAAGCCCATCCCCGTCCTCACCCGTCCGGACGGCAGCGCCCTGACCGAGGATGACGAGCAGCCCGATCCGGTCCCCTTCGATCGTGGGGAGCAGGTCAAACGCGAACGGCGTGCCCGCCGGGCCCTTGACCAGCTGGGACGCATCAACCCCCTGGCCCTCGAGGAATTTGACGCGCTCAATGCGCGCCACCAATTCCTTGCGGAGCAGTTCGAGGACCTGAAGAAGACACGCAAGGACCTGGAGGACATCATCGATGAGGTCGATGCCCGGGTGCAGCAGGTGTTCAGCCAGGCATATGCCGACATCGAAGCGACCTTCGCCACGGTCTTCCCGAGGTTGTTCCCCGGCGGCGAGGGGCGTTTGGTGCTGACCGACCCCGGTGACATGTTGGCCACCGGCGTGGACATCGAGGCGCGCCCGGCCGGTAAGAAGGTCAAGCGCATGTCGCTGTTGTCGGGGGGGGAACGCTCGCTCGTGGCGGTGGCCTTCCTGTTCAGCCTGTTCATCGCCCGCCCGAGCCCCTTCTACATCCTCGACGAGGTCGAAGCCGCCCTCGACGATGTGAACCTGTCACGCCTGCTCGGCATCTACGAGGAACTCGGCAAGGATTCCCAGCTCCTGGTGATCACCCACCAGAAGCGCACGATGGAGAAGGCCGATGCGCTGTACGGGGTCACGATGCGCGGGGACGGCGTCACGAAGGTGATCTCCCAGAGGCTGGTCGGCTGA
- a CDS encoding GtrA family protein: MSQQVPEEPIESRSRRAARIGGQFIRFGVVGGSGVIVNMAVAVVINKLNGGSANATEILFSIPATSFNFRFSSLVWILSFLVANTYNYQLNRSWTFRGTQRAWWKGFWQFLAIGAVAAFIGMILKAMMMSPAGVISLRGAWFGAYQHHSGSIVQQVLNAVHSREYVSQAIAILVTMPINFIVNKLWTFRIKHDQAIAEKAPVSA; encoded by the coding sequence ATGAGCCAGCAAGTCCCCGAGGAACCCATCGAGAGCCGCTCACGGCGTGCGGCCAGGATTGGTGGCCAGTTCATCCGCTTCGGCGTCGTGGGTGGCTCCGGCGTCATCGTCAATATGGCGGTCGCCGTGGTGATAAACAAGCTCAATGGCGGCTCGGCGAATGCCACCGAGATCCTCTTCTCGATCCCTGCCACGAGTTTCAACTTCCGTTTCAGCTCGCTGGTGTGGATCCTGTCATTCTTGGTGGCGAACACCTACAACTACCAGCTCAACCGCAGCTGGACCTTCCGGGGCACCCAGCGCGCCTGGTGGAAGGGCTTCTGGCAATTCCTCGCCATCGGGGCCGTCGCTGCCTTCATCGGCATGATCCTGAAGGCGATGATGATGAGCCCTGCCGGTGTCATCTCCCTGCGCGGGGCGTGGTTCGGTGCCTACCAGCACCACAGCGGGTCCATCGTGCAGCAGGTGCTCAATGCGGTGCACTCGCGTGAGTACGTGAGCCAGGCCATCGCCATCTTGGTCACCATGCCCATCAACTTCATCGTCAACAAGCTGTGGACCTTCCGCATCAAGCACGATCAGGCCATTGCCGAGAAAGCACCTGTGAGCGCATAG
- the mutM gene encoding bifunctional DNA-formamidopyrimidine glycosylase/DNA-(apurinic or apyrimidinic site) lyase, with translation MPELPEVEVVREGLAQFVEGRRIDAVRVLDARALKRHDGGPDDFVGSLVGRRCDEPRRRGKYLWIPLDGRDALIAHLGMSGQFRVDAPGAPLPQHARVVITMDDGTQLRFVDQRLFGSLAYCPGGAGLPEPIRHIALDPFDPHFRVEAVAGRLQAKHTTVKRALLDQTLVSGIGNIYADEALWLAHTNYQHPTSLLSTRRARAVLRRAADVMRRALAAGGTSFDALYVNVHGDSGYFARGLAVYGRAGQPCPRCGTAIVRQRFMNRSSYLCPRCQRLPRRLEQSEPARARASSSAHDAPER, from the coding sequence ATGCCTGAACTACCTGAGGTCGAGGTGGTGCGCGAGGGGCTGGCCCAGTTCGTGGAAGGCAGGCGCATCGACGCCGTGCGCGTGCTTGATGCCAGGGCACTCAAGCGTCACGACGGTGGCCCTGACGACTTCGTCGGCTCACTGGTGGGCAGGCGCTGCGACGAGCCGCGGCGTCGCGGCAAGTACCTGTGGATTCCCCTTGACGGGCGTGATGCCCTGATCGCCCACCTGGGCATGAGCGGCCAATTCCGGGTGGACGCCCCCGGAGCGCCGCTACCACAGCATGCACGCGTGGTGATCACCATGGACGATGGCACACAACTGCGCTTCGTGGATCAGCGGCTCTTCGGCTCCCTGGCCTATTGCCCGGGGGGAGCAGGCCTACCCGAACCCATTCGACACATCGCGCTCGACCCCTTCGACCCCCACTTCCGGGTGGAAGCCGTCGCCGGCCGATTGCAGGCGAAGCACACCACCGTGAAGCGTGCCCTCCTCGACCAGACGCTCGTCTCCGGCATCGGCAACATCTACGCCGATGAGGCGCTGTGGCTGGCGCACACCAACTACCAACATCCGACATCGCTGCTGTCGACCCGCCGTGCGCGCGCGGTCCTGCGCCGAGCCGCCGATGTCATGCGCCGGGCCCTGGCGGCAGGTGGCACGAGCTTTGATGCGCTCTACGTCAACGTCCATGGCGACAGCGGCTACTTCGCCCGCGGCCTGGCCGTCTATGGGCGGGCCGGACAGCCCTGCCCCCGGTGTGGCACGGCCATCGTCAGGCAGCGCTTCATGAACCGATCCAGTTACCTGTGCCCGCGTTGCCAACGCCTGCCCCGTCGGCTGGAACAATCCGAACCGGCCCGTGCAAGGGCGTCATCCAGCGCGCACGACGCGCCCGAAAGATAG
- the rnc gene encoding ribonuclease III, producing the protein MNSSESGSSRFAELIKELGVPLDAELLGLALTHRSYAYEHGQIPHNERLEFLGDSVLGINVTDYLYRHFPDYAEGRLAKLRAAVVSSVSLAEVARSLGIGQLVKLGHGELTTGGRDKTSILADTTEALIGAIYMTDPSGAAKFVHHIFDPLVDRAVKMGAGLDWKTSLQEIAAAMESDPPEYRISETGPDHDKRFTAVALVDGRTFDPGMGHNKKQAEQHAAENAFRVLDAEVNGAEQPD; encoded by the coding sequence GTGAATTCGAGTGAATCCGGCTCCAGCCGATTCGCTGAACTGATCAAGGAGCTCGGTGTCCCTCTGGACGCCGAGCTCCTTGGCCTTGCGCTCACACATCGCTCCTACGCGTACGAGCACGGGCAGATCCCCCACAACGAACGCCTTGAGTTCCTGGGCGATTCGGTGCTCGGCATCAACGTGACCGACTATCTGTACCGCCATTTCCCGGACTACGCCGAGGGTCGGCTGGCCAAGCTGCGCGCGGCCGTGGTCAGCTCGGTGAGCCTGGCCGAAGTGGCCCGCAGCCTGGGAATCGGCCAACTGGTGAAGCTCGGCCATGGTGAACTCACCACCGGCGGACGCGACAAGACCAGCATCCTCGCCGACACCACCGAGGCGCTGATCGGCGCCATCTACATGACAGACCCGTCGGGTGCCGCGAAGTTCGTCCACCACATCTTCGATCCGCTGGTCGACCGGGCCGTGAAGATGGGGGCGGGCCTGGACTGGAAGACCTCGCTGCAGGAGATCGCGGCGGCGATGGAGTCCGATCCGCCCGAATACCGGATCAGCGAGACCGGACCCGATCACGACAAGCGCTTCACTGCGGTGGCGCTCGTGGACGGCCGCACCTTCGACCCCGGCATGGGACACAACAAGAAGCAGGCCGAACAGCACGCGGCGGAGAATGCCTTCCGCGTGCTCGATGCCGAAGTGAATGGTGCGGAACAGCCTGACTGA
- the rpmF gene encoding 50S ribosomal protein L32, producing MAVPKRKMSRSNTRSRRSQWKAAPVTLVTCPNPACRALHLPHTACPKCHQYGPRGEFRTVTGSLNTREFE from the coding sequence GTGGCTGTCCCGAAGCGGAAGATGTCCCGCAGCAACACGCGGTCGCGCCGCTCGCAGTGGAAGGCTGCGCCGGTGACCCTGGTTACCTGCCCGAACCCTGCATGCCGTGCGCTCCACCTGCCGCACACCGCGTGCCCCAAGTGCCATCAGTACGGTCCGCGTGGCGAGTTCCGCACGGTGACCGGAAGCCTGAACACCCGTGAATTCGAGTGA
- a CDS encoding YceD family protein, whose amino-acid sequence MSTHLDARNSLVIDTQQLARQAGVMMEVHDTVAAPADLGIEMIRVPEGAGIDLDLRLEAVVEGVLVTGTVEAPLEGECARCLTDLHDHGSYRVFELFNYEGRSAEPDDLFLDGELLDLDPVLRDAIVLDLPFTPLCRPDCKGLCPQCGANLNEHPDHHHEAPLDSRWSALKALTEPETGGIGAQNN is encoded by the coding sequence GTGAGCACACATCTTGACGCCCGCAATTCCCTTGTGATCGACACCCAGCAACTCGCCCGTCAGGCGGGAGTCATGATGGAGGTCCATGACACCGTCGCGGCGCCTGCCGATCTTGGCATTGAAATGATCCGCGTGCCCGAGGGCGCGGGGATCGACCTGGACCTTCGGCTTGAGGCCGTCGTCGAGGGCGTCCTCGTGACCGGCACCGTCGAGGCACCCCTGGAAGGGGAGTGTGCGCGATGCCTGACCGATCTGCACGACCACGGCAGCTATCGGGTCTTCGAGCTGTTCAACTATGAGGGACGCTCCGCAGAACCTGATGACCTCTTCCTGGACGGGGAGCTGCTCGACCTTGACCCGGTGTTGCGCGACGCGATCGTCCTCGACCTTCCCTTCACGCCCCTGTGCCGCCCCGACTGCAAGGGCCTGTGCCCCCAGTGCGGTGCCAACCTCAACGAGCATCCCGACCATCATCACGAGGCTCCCCTTGATTCCCGGTGGAGTGCGCTGAAGGCGCTCACCGAGCCGGAAACCGGTGGAATCGGGGCCCAGAACAACTGA